Proteins encoded within one genomic window of Aedes aegypti strain LVP_AGWG unplaced genomic scaffold, AaegL5.0 Primary Assembly AGWG_AaegL5_hic_scaff_49_PBJ_arrow, whole genome shotgun sequence:
- the LOC5568728 gene encoding uncharacterized protein LOC5568728 codes for MTHQKALRYHRFSYRRFLINLIFFLVYPCVLCCRCFERSINEEDEDGSLQDFQGRGDDERDRLLQQHGLLKGARVVQKQVPLSTTSIATTTTSADEEDVLGDGWDSAGGGGAGNRKQLHSEEIATTDDDELSKLLAGMQSEAEEVQQTAKEGARRSGGRPYYNNTEDEDNDTRFVLDVMNQSRKSLQTARRPRYSSKHANRGHPPYHTDRKHEVLAELQEK; via the exons TTATCGAAGATTTCTGATAAATCTAATCTTCTTCCTGGTGTATCCTTGCGTGCTGTGCTGTCGTTGTTTCGAGCGCTCCATCAACGAGGAAGACGAAGATGGGAGCCTTCAGGACTTCCAGGGCAGGGGCGATGACGAGCGAGATCGTTTGCTGCAGCAGCATGGATTGCTAAAGGGCGCTAGGGTGGTTCAGAAGCAGGTACCATTATCAACCACCTCCATTGCTACTACCACCACCAGCGCCGATGAGGAAGATGTCCTCGGTGATGGGTGGGATTCGGCTGGCGGTGGTGGTGCTGGGAATCGGAAACAGCTGCATTCCGAAGAAATAGCAACAACCGATGACGACGAGCTATCCAAACTGCTGGCGGGGATGCAATCGGAAGCGGAAGAAGTGCAACAAACAGCGAAGGAAGGCGCAAGGAGGAGCGGTGGAAGGCCATACTACAACAACACCGAAGACGAAGACAACGACACCCGCTTCGTTCTGGACGTGATGAACCAGAGCCGGAAGTCATTGCAAAC AGCTCGTCGTCCGAGATATTCTTCGAAACACGCCAATCGAGGTCATCCTCCTTATCACACCGATCGAAAGCACGAGGTTTTGGCAGAGCTCCAAGAAAAATAA